In the genome of Falsirhodobacter halotolerans, one region contains:
- a CDS encoding FAD-binding oxidoreductase, with product MSLRDADGAFLDDLAGRLPPDTVQSAEDRHLTEPRGRFRGEPTAVAMPRTVAETSAIIAACQAGRVPVVPIGGSTGLVGGQVMRGARPLLVSTERMGAVRGVYAAESTLVAEGGAILATVQAAAEEADRLFPLSLGSEGSARIGGLLATNAGGVNVLRYGVARELCLGIEAVLPDGSVLNGLRRLRKDNTGYDLRNLLIGAEGTLGLITAASLRLFPRPARTGTAFLVVPDPEAALRLLGLAQARLPGMIDAFELIARQSFVFLADAFPDMRRPFADPPDWAVLIELGLPASLDGGAELEALFEAGMAAGLALDGVIAASETQRRQFWHLRESIHHANVHVGAIASHDIALPLSSVPEFLRRAAEGLARFDIRVNCFGHLGDGNLHYNLFPAVGRRKGDYPDAAEMTGIVHDLVHDLDGSFSAEHGVGRLKVGELERYGDPARLAAMRAIKAALDPNGIMNPGAVLRI from the coding sequence ATGAGCTTGCGCGATGCGGACGGGGCGTTTTTGGACGATCTGGCCGGTCGGTTGCCGCCGGATACGGTGCAGAGCGCCGAAGATCGCCATCTGACCGAACCGCGCGGCCGGTTCCGGGGCGAGCCGACCGCCGTGGCCATGCCGCGCACCGTGGCCGAAACGTCCGCGATCATCGCCGCCTGTCAGGCGGGCCGTGTGCCGGTCGTCCCGATCGGTGGCAGCACGGGACTGGTCGGGGGGCAGGTCATGCGGGGGGCACGTCCGCTGCTCGTGTCCACCGAGCGGATGGGCGCGGTGCGCGGGGTGTATGCCGCCGAAAGCACGCTGGTGGCCGAAGGGGGTGCGATTCTGGCCACCGTGCAGGCGGCGGCCGAGGAGGCGGACCGCCTGTTTCCCCTGTCCTTGGGATCGGAAGGGTCGGCGCGGATCGGGGGATTGCTGGCGACGAATGCGGGCGGGGTGAACGTTCTGCGCTATGGCGTGGCGCGGGAATTGTGTCTGGGGATCGAGGCAGTACTGCCCGATGGATCGGTGTTGAACGGGCTGCGGCGGTTGCGCAAGGACAACACCGGCTATGATCTGCGCAATCTGCTGATCGGGGCCGAGGGGACGTTGGGACTCATCACCGCCGCCAGCCTGCGGCTGTTCCCGCGGCCCGCGCGGACGGGAACGGCGTTTCTGGTTGTGCCGGACCCAGAAGCGGCGTTGCGCTTGCTGGGCCTGGCGCAAGCGCGCCTGCCGGGGATGATCGACGCGTTCGAACTGATCGCGCGGCAGAGCTTCGTATTTCTGGCAGACGCCTTTCCCGACATGCGCCGGCCCTTTGCCGATCCGCCGGACTGGGCGGTTCTGATCGAACTGGGCCTTCCCGCCTCGCTGGACGGGGGGGCAGAGCTGGAGGCGCTGTTTGAGGCGGGGATGGCGGCGGGGCTGGCCTTGGACGGTGTGATCGCCGCGTCCGAAACGCAACGGCGGCAATTCTGGCATCTGCGCGAATCGATCCATCACGCGAATGTCCATGTCGGCGCGATCGCGAGCCATGACATCGCGCTTCCCCTGTCCTCCGTTCCCGAATTCCTTCGCCGGGCGGCGGAGGGTCTGGCGCGGTTCGATATTCGCGTGAACTGCTTCGGGCATCTGGGGGACGGCAATCTGCACTACAACCTGTTCCCAGCCGTGGGGCGCAGGAAGGGCGATTATCCAGACGCGGCGGAGATGACGGGAATCGTCCACGATCTGGTGCATGATCTGGATGGGTCGTTCAGCGCCGAACATGGGGTGGGGCGGCTCAAGGTGGGGGAACTGGAACGCTATGGCGATCCGGCCCGGCTGGCGGCGATGCGCGCGATCAAGGCGGCCTTGGATCCGAACGGGATCATGAACCCCGGCGCGGTTCTTCGGATATGA
- the tig gene encoding trigger factor: MQVTETLNEGLKRSYTITVPAADLDAKVQEKLLESQPEIEMKGFRKGKVPLAMLKKQFGPRLLGDAMQDAIDGAMKDHFEKTGDRPAMQPDVKMTNGEEWKEGQDVVVEMTYETLPEIPEVDTSSVTLERLVVKADDASVDEALKNLAATSQTFADRKKGTKAKDGDQVTIDFKGSVDGEVFEGGTAEDYPLVLGSGSFIPGFEEQLTGAKVDDEVEVKVTFPAEYGAKHLAGKDAVFECKVKAVKAPKEAELDDELAKKFGAEDLAGLKSQIAERLEAEYKGASRAVMKRALLDQLDALVSFDLPPSLLEAEAGQIAHQLWHEENPEVHDHNHGNIEATDEHRKLAERRVRLGLLLAEIGRKADVQVTDQEMTQAVLNQARQYPGQERQFFEFVQKNPQMQQQLRAPIFEDKVVDHIVAGAKVTDKEVSKEDLQKSIDALDEI, from the coding sequence ATGCAGGTCACCGAGACCTTGAACGAAGGCTTGAAGCGCAGCTACACCATCACCGTTCCGGCGGCGGATCTGGATGCCAAGGTGCAGGAAAAACTGCTCGAGTCGCAGCCCGAGATCGAGATGAAGGGCTTCCGCAAGGGCAAGGTCCCGCTGGCGATGCTGAAAAAGCAGTTCGGCCCGCGCCTCCTGGGCGACGCGATGCAGGACGCCATCGACGGCGCGATGAAGGATCACTTCGAAAAGACGGGCGACCGTCCCGCCATGCAGCCCGACGTCAAGATGACAAACGGGGAAGAGTGGAAGGAAGGTCAGGACGTCGTGGTCGAGATGACCTACGAGACCCTGCCCGAGATCCCCGAGGTCGACACCTCCTCCGTCACGCTGGAGCGTCTGGTCGTCAAGGCCGACGACGCGTCGGTCGATGAGGCGCTGAAAAACCTCGCCGCCACGTCGCAGACCTTCGCCGATCGCAAGAAAGGCACGAAGGCCAAGGACGGCGATCAGGTCACGATCGACTTCAAGGGCTCGGTCGACGGCGAAGTGTTCGAGGGCGGCACCGCGGAAGACTATCCGCTGGTTCTGGGCTCCGGCTCGTTCATCCCCGGCTTCGAAGAGCAGCTGACGGGTGCCAAGGTCGATGACGAGGTCGAGGTCAAGGTGACCTTCCCCGCCGAATACGGCGCAAAGCACCTCGCCGGCAAGGACGCCGTGTTCGAATGCAAGGTCAAGGCGGTCAAGGCCCCGAAAGAGGCCGAGCTGGACGACGAGTTGGCCAAGAAATTCGGCGCCGAGGATCTGGCCGGTCTGAAATCCCAGATCGCCGAACGTCTTGAGGCCGAATACAAGGGCGCATCCCGCGCGGTCATGAAGCGCGCGCTTCTGGACCAGCTGGACGCTCTGGTCAGCTTCGACCTGCCGCCCAGCCTGCTGGAGGCCGAAGCCGGCCAGATCGCACACCAGCTGTGGCACGAAGAGAACCCTGAGGTTCACGACCACAACCACGGCAACATCGAAGCCACGGACGAACACCGCAAGCTGGCCGAACGCCGCGTGCGCCTGGGTCTGCTGCTGGCCGAGATCGGTCGCAAGGCCGACGTGCAGGTGACGGATCAGGAAATGACCCAGGCCGTGCTGAACCAGGCCCGTCAATACCCGGGTCAGGAGCGTCAGTTCTTCGAATTCGTGCAGAAGAACCCGCAGATGCAACAGCAACTGCGCGCCCCGATCTTCGAAGACAAGGTCGTCGATCACATCGTTGCCGGTGCCAAGGTCACCGACAAAGAAGTGTCGAAAGAGGATTTGCAAAAGTCCATCGACGCGCTGGACGAGATCTGA
- a CDS encoding NAD(P)H-hydrate dehydratase — translation MTGIERTAFAAQTTTPARLMEEAGAAAARIIASLNPAWGDRPPHTAILCGPGGNGGDGYVIARHLAAQGWPVTVLALAPPRHPTARIMRDRWTGPVHPLTHPVEVEVVIDALFGTGGARMAGIPAPPNAFRIAIDLPSGLNPDTGQAAPGAWTADLTIALHTAKLGHYLADGPATCGALRIAPLDLPQCPRAVHLARPRPELLTKVRGHKYDHGHAVILGGPPGQGGAARMAARAALRIGAGLVTLAPPQDALAENAAHLNAIMLHLVDHPQDVTGWLEDHRINALCLGPGLGADRAAALVPTALAARRATVLDADALTHIAHMPTPLHDRCVLTPHEGEFARLFPDLAQKTDLRAKPDRVRDAAARAGCTILLKGHDTIIATPEGQTTLAHASYDRAAPWLATAGAGDVLAGLIVGLLARGLSPHDAAEQAACLHVDAARAFGPGLIAEDLPDLIPRTLATHIP, via the coding sequence ATGACAGGCATCGAGCGGACCGCTTTCGCCGCCCAGACGACCACGCCTGCCCGCCTGATGGAGGAGGCGGGGGCCGCCGCCGCCCGGATCATCGCCTCTCTCAACCCGGCATGGGGCGACCGCCCTCCTCATACAGCGATCCTGTGCGGTCCGGGCGGAAATGGCGGGGACGGATACGTCATCGCCCGCCACCTGGCGGCCCAAGGCTGGCCCGTCACCGTCCTGGCCCTCGCCCCGCCGCGCCATCCCACCGCGCGGATCATGCGGGACCGCTGGACCGGCCCCGTCCATCCCCTGACCCACCCCGTCGAGGTTGAGGTCGTCATCGACGCCCTTTTCGGCACAGGAGGCGCAAGGATGGCGGGGATTCCCGCCCCGCCAAACGCATTCCGCATCGCCATCGACCTTCCCTCGGGCCTGAACCCTGACACCGGACAGGCCGCCCCCGGCGCGTGGACGGCCGACCTCACCATCGCGCTGCACACCGCGAAACTGGGCCATTATCTGGCCGACGGTCCGGCCACCTGCGGCGCGTTGCGGATCGCCCCGCTGGATCTCCCGCAATGCCCCCGCGCCGTGCATCTGGCCAGACCCCGCCCCGAGCTGTTGACCAAGGTGCGGGGGCATAAATACGACCATGGCCACGCGGTGATCCTTGGCGGTCCTCCGGGCCAAGGCGGCGCCGCCCGCATGGCCGCCCGCGCGGCGTTGCGGATCGGCGCAGGTCTCGTGACCCTCGCCCCGCCGCAGGACGCCTTGGCCGAAAACGCGGCCCATCTGAACGCGATCATGTTGCACCTGGTCGACCACCCCCAGGACGTGACAGGATGGCTGGAGGACCATCGCATCAACGCCCTCTGCCTCGGCCCCGGCCTTGGGGCGGACCGCGCGGCCGCACTGGTTCCGACCGCCCTCGCCGCGCGGCGGGCCACGGTACTGGACGCCGACGCCCTGACCCACATCGCGCACATGCCGACCCCGCTCCACGACCGCTGCGTCCTGACCCCGCATGAGGGGGAGTTCGCCCGCCTGTTCCCCGACCTTGCGCAAAAGACGGACCTGCGCGCCAAACCCGACCGTGTCCGCGACGCCGCGGCCCGCGCGGGCTGCACCATCCTGCTCAAAGGCCATGACACCATCATCGCCACCCCCGAGGGCCAAACCACCCTCGCCCATGCCAGCTACGACCGCGCGGCGCCGTGGTTGGCGACGGCGGGTGCGGGTGATGTTCTGGCGGGCCTGATTGTCGGGCTTCTGGCGCGCGGCCTGTCTCCGCACGACGCCGCCGAACAGGCCGCCTGCCTGCATGTGGACGCCGCGCGCGCCTTCGGCCCCGGCCTGATCGCCGAGGATCTGCCAGACCTGATCCCCCGAACACTCGCCACGCACATTCCTTGA
- a CDS encoding P-II family nitrogen regulator gives MKKIEAIIKPFKLDEVKEALQAAGVQGLSVTEVKGFGRQKGHTELYRGAEYVVDFLPKVKIEVVISDDLVDAAVEAIVQAARTEKIGDGKIFVSPVEQAIRIRTGETGDDAV, from the coding sequence ATGAAGAAGATTGAAGCGATCATCAAACCCTTCAAGCTTGACGAGGTGAAGGAGGCGCTTCAGGCGGCGGGCGTCCAGGGCCTTTCGGTGACGGAAGTGAAGGGGTTCGGGCGTCAGAAGGGACATACCGAACTTTATCGCGGGGCCGAATACGTGGTCGATTTCCTGCCCAAGGTGAAGATCGAGGTCGTCATTTCCGACGATCTGGTCGATGCGGCGGTCGAGGCGATCGTGCAGGCGGCCCGCACCGAGAAGATCGGCGACGGAAAGATTTTCGTCAGCCCTGTCGAGCAAGCCATTCGCATCCGCACCGGTGAAACCGGCGACGACGCGGTCTGA
- the glnA gene encoding type I glutamate--ammonia ligase yields the protein MNVQEVLSLMQDEEVEYVDIRFTDPKGKLQHVTLVADLVDEDFFEEGFMFDGSSIAGWKSIDQSDMKLMPDPESVYVDPFYAEKTLCVHCNVVEPDTGEAYDRDPRGTAVKAEAYLKSSGIGDAFYCGPEAEFFIFDDVRYSVSMNKVSFQVDSIDASWNTDTVYEGGNSGHRPGIKGGYFPVNPIDDAHDLRGEMLSTMKRMGIKVDKHHHEVASCQHELGMIFGGLTEQADNIQKYKYVIHNVAHAYGKTVTFMPKPIKGDNGTGMHVNMSIWKDGKPLFAGDKYADLSQEALWFIGGILKHAKALNAITNPSTNSYKRLIPGFEAPVLRAYSARNRSGCVRIPWTESPKAKRVEARFPDPSANPYLAFAALLMAGLDGIKNKIDPGPASDKDLYDLPPEELAAIPTVCGSLREALEELEKDHEFLLAGDVFTKDQLDGYMALKWEEVYAYEHTPHPIEYQMYYSC from the coding sequence ATGAACGTTCAAGAAGTTCTGAGCCTGATGCAGGACGAGGAGGTCGAATATGTCGACATCCGTTTCACCGACCCCAAGGGCAAGCTGCAGCACGTGACGCTGGTTGCGGATCTGGTCGACGAAGACTTCTTCGAGGAAGGCTTCATGTTCGACGGTTCGTCCATTGCCGGGTGGAAGTCGATCGATCAGTCCGACATGAAGCTGATGCCGGACCCGGAATCGGTCTATGTCGACCCGTTCTATGCCGAAAAGACGCTGTGCGTGCATTGCAACGTGGTGGAGCCCGACACTGGCGAGGCCTATGACCGCGATCCGCGCGGCACGGCCGTGAAGGCCGAGGCCTATCTGAAATCCTCGGGCATCGGCGACGCGTTCTATTGTGGGCCGGAAGCCGAATTCTTCATCTTCGACGACGTGCGGTATTCCGTGTCGATGAACAAGGTGTCGTTCCAGGTCGATTCGATCGACGCATCGTGGAACACCGACACCGTGTACGAGGGCGGCAACTCGGGCCACCGTCCGGGCATCAAGGGCGGGTATTTCCCGGTCAACCCGATCGACGACGCGCATGACCTGCGTGGCGAGATGCTGTCGACCATGAAGCGCATGGGCATCAAGGTGGACAAGCATCACCACGAAGTCGCCTCGTGCCAGCACGAGTTGGGGATGATCTTCGGCGGGCTGACCGAGCAGGCCGACAACATCCAGAAATACAAATACGTGATCCACAACGTGGCCCACGCCTATGGCAAGACCGTCACCTTCATGCCGAAACCCATCAAGGGCGACAACGGCACGGGGATGCACGTGAACATGTCGATCTGGAAGGATGGCAAACCGCTGTTCGCGGGCGACAAGTATGCCGACCTGAGCCAGGAGGCCCTGTGGTTCATCGGCGGGATACTGAAGCACGCCAAGGCGCTGAACGCGATCACCAACCCGTCGACCAACAGCTACAAGCGTCTGATCCCGGGCTTCGAGGCGCCGGTGCTGCGCGCTTATTCCGCGCGCAACCGGTCGGGCTGCGTCCGTATTCCGTGGACGGAATCGCCGAAAGCCAAACGTGTGGAAGCCCGCTTCCCCGATCCTTCGGCGAACCCCTATCTGGCCTTTGCCGCGCTGCTGATGGCCGGTCTGGACGGGATCAAGAACAAGATCGATCCGGGCCCGGCTTCGGACAAGGATCTTTATGATCTGCCGCCCGAGGAACTGGCCGCCATCCCCACCGTCTGCGGTTCGCTGCGCGAGGCGCTGGAGGAGCTGGAGAAGGACCACGAGTTCCTGCTGGCCGGCGACGTGTTCACCAAGGATCAGCTGGACGGTTACATGGCGCTGAAATGGGAAGAGGTTTATGCCTATGAGCATACGCCGCACCCGATCGAGTATCAGATGTATTATTCCTGCTGA
- the fabD gene encoding ACP S-malonyltransferase: MRAFVFPGQGAQTIGMGRALADAYPAAKAVFDEVDDALSENLSDLIWNGDIETLTLTLNAQPALMATSIAALRALETEGVTLEAADFVAGHSLGEYSALCAAGSLSLSDTARLLRARGAAMQEAVPVGVGAMAAILGLDFEAVAEVAAEAAEGEVCQAANDNDPAQVVVSGHAAAVNRAVDLAKARGAKRALLLPVSAPFHCDLMQPAAAAMAEALAAVSFDAPVVPIVVNVRAEAVTEPDRLRALLVAQVTGSVRWRESVQFMETAGVTEFWEIGAGKALSGMIKRIAKGAETRAIGQPEDVVAAAAALKA; the protein is encoded by the coding sequence ATGCGCGCATTCGTTTTCCCCGGGCAGGGTGCCCAGACCATCGGCATGGGCCGAGCCTTGGCCGACGCCTATCCGGCCGCGAAGGCCGTGTTTGATGAGGTGGACGACGCCCTGTCGGAAAATCTGTCCGATCTGATCTGGAACGGCGATATCGAGACGCTGACCCTGACGCTGAACGCGCAGCCTGCGTTGATGGCCACCTCCATCGCCGCGCTGCGGGCGCTGGAAACGGAGGGCGTGACGCTGGAGGCGGCTGATTTCGTCGCCGGGCATTCGCTTGGCGAATATTCGGCCCTGTGCGCGGCAGGATCGTTGAGCCTGAGCGACACGGCGCGGCTGCTGCGCGCGCGCGGGGCGGCGATGCAGGAGGCGGTGCCGGTCGGCGTGGGCGCGATGGCGGCCATTCTGGGACTGGATTTCGAGGCGGTGGCCGAGGTTGCGGCCGAGGCGGCCGAGGGCGAGGTGTGTCAGGCCGCGAATGACAACGACCCCGCGCAGGTCGTGGTGTCCGGCCATGCGGCGGCGGTGAACCGCGCGGTGGATCTGGCCAAGGCACGGGGGGCGAAGCGGGCGCTTTTGTTGCCCGTCTCGGCCCCCTTCCACTGCGATCTGATGCAACCTGCGGCGGCGGCGATGGCCGAGGCGTTGGCGGCGGTGTCGTTCGACGCGCCGGTTGTGCCGATCGTTGTGAACGTGCGGGCCGAAGCTGTGACCGAGCCGGACCGTCTGCGCGCGTTGCTGGTGGCGCAGGTCACGGGCTCGGTCCGGTGGCGCGAATCCGTGCAGTTCATGGAAACGGCGGGCGTGACGGAATTCTGGGAAATCGGCGCGGGCAAGGCGCTGTCGGGGATGATCAAGCGGATCGCCAAGGGGGCGGAGACGCGGGCCATCGGCCAACCCGAGGATGTTGTGGCGGCGGCAGCCGCGCTGAAGGCGTAA
- the fabG gene encoding 3-oxoacyl-ACP reductase FabG — MFDLTGKTALVTGASGGIGADIARMLHKAGATVALSGTRAAPLQELASELGERAHVVTCNLSDMAAVDALPKAAAEAMGSVDILVNNAGITRDNLAMRMSDDEWQSVIDVNLTSTFRLCRGVLRGMMKARWGRIVNITSIVGATGNPGQVNYSAAKAGMVGLSKSLAFEVASRGITVNCVAPGFIATAMTEKLNDDQKGRILTQIPSGRMGTPDEIAAAVLYLASAEAGYVTGSTLHVNGGMAML, encoded by the coding sequence ATGTTCGATTTGACGGGCAAGACGGCGCTGGTGACCGGCGCTTCGGGTGGCATCGGGGCGGATATCGCCCGTATGTTGCACAAGGCGGGGGCGACCGTGGCGCTGTCGGGCACGCGGGCAGCGCCGTTACAGGAATTGGCATCGGAGTTGGGGGAGCGGGCGCATGTCGTGACCTGCAACCTTTCCGACATGGCGGCGGTCGATGCCTTGCCGAAGGCGGCGGCGGAGGCCATGGGGTCGGTCGATATCCTGGTCAACAATGCCGGGATCACGCGCGACAATCTGGCGATGCGGATGTCGGACGACGAATGGCAGTCGGTGATAGACGTGAACCTGACCTCCACCTTCCGGCTGTGCCGTGGGGTGTTGCGCGGGATGATGAAGGCGCGGTGGGGGCGGATCGTCAACATCACCTCCATCGTCGGGGCGACGGGGAATCCGGGGCAGGTAAACTATTCCGCTGCCAAGGCTGGAATGGTGGGTCTTTCCAAGAGCTTGGCGTTTGAAGTTGCCAGCCGTGGGATCACGGTGAACTGCGTGGCGCCGGGCTTCATCGCGACGGCGATGACCGAGAAACTGAACGACGACCAGAAGGGACGCATTCTGACGCAGATCCCGTCGGGCCGCATGGGCACACCGGACGAGATCGCGGCGGCGGTGCTGTATCTGGCCAGCGCCGAGGCCGGCTATGTGACCGGTTCGACACTGCATGTGAACGGTGGGATGGCGATGCTTTGA
- a CDS encoding acyl carrier protein encodes MSDIADRVKKIVVEHLGVEEEKVTENASFIDDLGADSLDTVELVMAFEEEFGIEIPDDAAETIQTFGDAVKFISEAQ; translated from the coding sequence ATGAGCGACATCGCAGATCGCGTGAAGAAGATCGTCGTCGAGCATCTGGGCGTTGAAGAAGAGAAAGTGACCGAGAACGCCTCGTTCATCGACGATCTGGGTGCAGACAGCCTCGACACGGTCGAGCTGGTGATGGCGTTCGAAGAAGAGTTCGGCATCGAGATCCCGGACGACGCGGCCGAGACGATCCAGACCTTCGGCGATGCCGTGAAGTTCATCTCGGAAGCGCAATAA
- a CDS encoding HWE histidine kinase domain-containing protein → MTPRDPVTLANCDREPIHIPGAIQPHGVLAAFDCTFRQLRQMSANLGDLLPTDHLGFGDHPATLFGDALCHVIEQNIPPSPRDRAIQLFAVTLPSGALADIAIHRSDTTVVVEVEATTLTHASPLNLTRAMTSVIANTDNLTELVEQAVDVVADTLGYDRVMVYEFASDGSGKVIAERRTDHLESFLGQHFPASDIPVQARRLYAANTIRIISDATGPRVPILPETFDGLPLDLSHAHLRAVSPIHCEYLQNMGVGASMSISILIDGTLWGLIACHHYSPRRLPQSERIAAEMFGEFFSLQLGTLLHKRKLDAAANTRARLAKLSLPNQNGDIATTLRDRIADFHALMPCDGVAVVSDGSVTRHGITPTDADIQTLTQAVGRLAGGNIWSTDTLPRHLPDLQGTCPPGVLAVPASQPTATHRASWILFFRQEQVETLNWAGNPEKIYKTGPMGDRLTPRTSFALWKEDVRDRSLPWTEDDLETARTLRSTLVEIVLRHKEILAEERSRADVRQRVLNDELNHRVKNILAVLKSVVGHPVEEGRSLESYVHALKGRIQALSHAHDQVTHGEGGGALGDLLRAELAPYRGMAVLRLEGPDVMMDSRSFSVMAQILHEMTTNAAKYGALSRPGGHLSIQWRLTPNGDCEVLWTETEGPTVIPPDRTGFGSLLLERSLPFDLGGASQIDYPPTGVEARFVLPAQYLNLEFPAMSAAPHDPMASSATPAPQAAHVMLLEDQFLIAMDVEAMLEDAGFQTISLASNVNDALALVESGVVELAVLDVNLGRETSLPVAEALHARGIPFVFATGYDEGSALPKHMRDVQVVRKPYDQGNLVAALTESFTAG, encoded by the coding sequence ATGACCCCACGCGACCCTGTCACCCTTGCCAATTGCGACCGAGAGCCGATCCACATTCCCGGTGCGATCCAACCACACGGCGTTCTGGCCGCCTTCGATTGCACCTTCCGTCAGCTGCGGCAGATGTCGGCAAATCTCGGCGACCTGCTTCCGACCGACCATCTGGGCTTCGGCGATCACCCCGCGACCCTTTTCGGTGACGCGCTCTGCCATGTCATCGAACAGAACATCCCCCCATCGCCCCGTGACCGGGCAATCCAGCTCTTCGCCGTCACCCTTCCCTCCGGCGCCCTGGCCGACATCGCGATTCACCGCTCCGATACCACCGTCGTGGTGGAGGTGGAGGCCACGACCCTCACACACGCCTCCCCCCTGAACCTGACCCGCGCGATGACCAGCGTGATCGCCAACACCGACAACCTGACCGAACTGGTCGAACAGGCGGTCGATGTCGTGGCGGACACGCTCGGCTATGACCGGGTCATGGTCTACGAATTCGCCTCCGACGGATCGGGCAAGGTGATCGCCGAACGCCGCACGGACCATCTCGAAAGCTTTCTCGGCCAGCACTTTCCCGCCTCCGACATTCCGGTGCAGGCGCGCAGGCTCTATGCCGCAAACACCATCCGCATCATCTCGGACGCGACCGGCCCGCGCGTGCCCATCCTGCCCGAAACGTTCGACGGCCTGCCCCTCGATCTGTCCCACGCTCACCTGCGTGCCGTTTCGCCCATCCATTGCGAATACCTGCAGAACATGGGCGTCGGTGCCTCCATGTCGATCTCCATCCTGATCGACGGCACCCTCTGGGGCCTGATCGCCTGCCACCACTACAGCCCCCGCCGCCTGCCGCAATCCGAACGGATCGCCGCGGAAATGTTTGGGGAGTTCTTCTCGCTGCAACTGGGCACCCTGCTGCACAAACGCAAACTGGACGCCGCCGCCAACACCCGCGCGCGGCTGGCCAAACTCTCCCTGCCGAACCAGAACGGCGACATTGCCACCACCCTGCGGGACCGCATCGCCGATTTTCACGCCCTCATGCCCTGCGACGGCGTCGCGGTCGTGTCGGACGGGTCCGTCACCCGACATGGCATCACCCCGACGGATGCGGACATCCAGACCCTGACACAGGCGGTCGGGCGCTTGGCCGGGGGCAATATCTGGTCCACGGACACCCTTCCGCGTCACCTGCCGGACTTGCAGGGGACCTGCCCCCCCGGGGTTCTGGCCGTCCCCGCATCCCAACCCACAGCCACGCATCGGGCAAGCTGGATACTCTTCTTCCGGCAGGAACAGGTCGAGACGTTGAACTGGGCCGGCAACCCGGAAAAAATCTACAAAACCGGTCCCATGGGCGACCGCCTGACCCCCCGGACCAGCTTTGCCCTCTGGAAGGAGGATGTGCGCGACCGCTCGCTTCCCTGGACCGAGGACGACCTCGAAACCGCCCGCACCCTGCGCAGCACCTTGGTGGAGATCGTCCTGCGCCACAAGGAAATCCTGGCCGAGGAACGCAGCCGGGCCGATGTGCGCCAGCGCGTGTTGAACGACGAACTGAACCACCGCGTGAAGAACATCCTTGCAGTGCTGAAATCCGTCGTCGGCCACCCGGTGGAGGAAGGGCGCAGCCTCGAATCCTACGTCCATGCCCTGAAAGGCCGCATCCAGGCCCTGTCCCACGCCCATGACCAGGTCACCCACGGCGAGGGCGGCGGCGCGCTCGGCGATCTCCTGCGCGCCGAACTGGCCCCCTATCGCGGCATGGCGGTCCTGCGGCTTGAAGGGCCGGATGTGATGATGGACAGCCGCAGCTTTTCCGTCATGGCGCAGATCCTGCATGAAATGACCACCAACGCCGCGAAATACGGCGCACTGTCGCGTCCCGGCGGCCATCTGTCGATCCAATGGCGTCTGACCCCCAATGGCGATTGCGAGGTCTTGTGGACCGAAACCGAAGGTCCTACCGTGATCCCCCCCGATCGCACGGGCTTCGGCTCCTTGCTTCTCGAACGATCTCTTCCCTTCGATCTGGGGGGTGCCAGCCAGATCGACTATCCTCCCACGGGCGTCGAAGCCCGTTTCGTCCTGCCCGCCCAATACCTGAACTTGGAGTTTCCCGCCATGTCCGCCGCCCCGCACGACCCCATGGCCTCCAGCGCCACCCCCGCCCCCCAGGCCGCCCATGTCATGCTCCTGGAGGATCAGTTCCTCATCGCCATGGATGTCGAGGCGATGCTGGAGGATGCGGGCTTCCAGACCATTTCGCTGGCCAGCAACGTGAACGACGCATTGGCCCTTGTCGAAAGCGGCGTCGTGGAACTGGCAGTGCTGGACGTGAACCTCGGCCGCGAGACCTCGCTCCCCGTGGCCGAGGCGCTGCACGCCCGCGGCATCCCCTTCGTCTTCGCCACCGGCTATGACGAAGGCTCCGCCCTGCCCAAACATATGCGAGACGTGCAGGTCGTGCGCAAACCCTACGATCAGGGCAATCTCGTCGCCGCCCTGACCGAAAGCTTCACGGCGGGCTGA